Genomic window (Candidatus Methylomirabilis sp.):
GCTGGTTCCCGCGCATCCGGATCGCGTGCGCGCCGGTCTCCACCGTGCGGGCGGTGATCGGGGCCACCCGCGACCCCCCGCCGGGGAGGAGAAGCCGGTCCGCCTGGTGCCCGTCGGCGTGCAGGGTGAGGGCGAGGAGAGCGGCCCCGGGCCCCGGCCCGGCCTCCAGGACCGCCGCCGCCGCGCCATCGCCCCAGAGGAAGCAGTTCTCCCGGTCGCCCCAGTCCACGTAGCGGGTCACGACTTCGGTCGCCACCACCAGGGCGCGCCGGGCGGCCCCGGAGCGCAGGTACTGCTGGGCGACCGAGAGCCCGACCAGGAACCCGGCGGACGACGCGGACACGTCAAACGGGAGCGCCCGTGCCGCCCCGAGCCGCGCCTGGATCCAGCACGCAGTGGACGGGCAGAGGGTATCGGGCGTGGTCGTGGCCACGACCAGCAAGTCCAGCTCCCCCGGAGGGCAGCCCGCCTCCTCCAGGGCCCGGCCGGCTGCCACGAACCCCAGGTCCGAGGCGGCCTCCTCCTTCCCCGCGACCCGCCGCTCCCGGACGCCGCTCCGGACCAGGATCCACTCCTCGGTCAGGCCGGTGCGGGCCTGAAGCTCCGCGTTCGTCAGGATCGTCTCGGGGAGGTAGGCGCCGGTCCCGGTGATCCGGATGGGCGTCCCCGCGCCGCGCTCCATGGACATCCCTTCCTCGCCGGGCCCGGCTAGAGCCGGGCCGATTGCGCCGCCTCCCGCAGGGCGTGCAGGTTGAAGGGGGGGGTGTCGGAGGGGACGGCGCAGCCGGGCCCCAGGATGAGGCCCCGTCCCGCCGCCTCCCGGACCGCCTGGGCCACCTGCGCCCGGATGGCCCGAGGTCGGACGCTGCTGGTGCTGACCTCGTCCAACCCGCCCAGGAGACACTTGCCCGTGAGCTGGCGGGCCGCGGCTAGCGTGGGTTGCGTGTGCCAGTGCGACCAGTTGACAGCCTGCACCGGGTAATCCAGGCAGGCGGTAAACATCAGCTTGGCCCCATGCAGGTGGAGCACATTGAAGGGGAGATCCCGCGCCGCCTCCAGGACGGTCAGATCGAAGGGCCGCCCGAAGCGGGCGTACTCCTCCTCCCCCATGAACTCGTAGGAGGCACCCCCCACCGAGAGGAAAATCCCGGCGATCCCCCGCGCCGCCGCCGCCCGGACGTAGGCGGCACAGGTCTCCGCGATGGCCGTGAGCCCCTGGAGGAGGTCCTCGGGATGCCGGCGCATGTCGGCGAGGAGCCCCTCCTGGCCGCGGAGGCGGCGGGCGGTCGTCCAGGGGCTGAAGACCGTGTCCACGAAGAGTGCCTCTCCCCGCAGCCCCTCCCCGATCGCCGCCAGGGCCGCGAGCTGCTCGCGGAAGGCCGAGTGATCTCCGGGCAGCGGGATCAGCCGCCGCCACTCCTCAGGGCGGCTCACCTCGGTCATGTCCTCCGGAAGGGGGAAGGGATAGTCGTGCATCACCTTCAGAAAGTCCGGGTCATAGTGCCGGTAGAAGGCGAGCTCCGCCTCGGCCAGCGCCCGGCCCGGGAGGTGCTGCAGGCCGAAGTGGTACCAGGCGCTGAAGGGGGGATGGTCCACCGGCGCCGAGGCGATTGCCGCCAGCACCCGCTCCGGCTTGCGCATCAGCGCGCCTCCGGCCCGCGCGGGACGAGCTCCCGGTCCACCCGGAACGGCGCGAGGGGGGTGCTCGTCCGGCCGTCCACGACGAGCTCCCGCAGGAGCTGCGCCGTGATCGGGGCCAGGAGGATCCCGTTCCGGTGATGGCCGGTGGCCACGAGGAGCTCTTCCATCTCGGGCACCGGCCCGAGGAGCGGGAGCTCATCGCTGGTGTACGGCCTGAGGCCCGCCCACGCCCGCAGGAGCGGCGCCCCCGCCAGGGCCGGGTAGAGCGCCTGCGCGCCGGCCAGGATCCCCTGAAGCCCCCCGACGGTCACCCGCTTGTCGAACCCGGCAAACTCGACCGTGGTCCCCAGAACCACCTCCCCGCCGGGGCGCGGCACCAGGTAAGCCAGGTGGGAGTACAGGATGTGGCGCGGCCCCCCCTGGAGGAGGCCGGCCATGCAGAGCTGACCCTTCACGGGCAGGACCGGAACCGGGAGGCCCAGCAAGGCGGCGATCTGGGCGGACCAGGGACCGGCCGCGAGGACGTACCGGCCGGCGCTCACGGTGCGGTCGAGGTTCTTGACGCCGACGATGCGCTTCCGGTCCCGGACGAAGCCCGTGACCGGCGCCCCCTCCCAGATCTCGGCGCCGCGGCGCGCCGCGGCCAGGGCGAACGCCCGGGTGAAGGTGCCGCTGGTCACCTGGCGATCGCCGGGGATGAAGAGGGCACCCCGGACAGCCGGGTGGATCCCCGGCTCGGCCTTCCGGACCTCCTCCGCCCCCCACCACTCCACGGGGAGGCCCTGCCCCCGCTGCCAGGCGAAGCGCGTCCGCGCCTCGGTCTCCTCGTCCTCGTCCAGGCAGGGGTAGAGGGTCCCGTCCTGGCCGTATCCCACGTCGAGCCCTGTCTCCTCCCGCAGGGCGGCCGTGAGGGCCGGGAAGAGCTCCCGGCTCTGGAGCCCCAGGGTGAGGAAGGGGCCGACCTCGGATGCCTCGGCCTGCGGCGCCAGCATCCCGGCCGCTTCGCCCGAGGCCTCGCAGGCGATCTGCCCCCGCTCCAGGAGCAGGACGCGAAGCCCGGCGGTCGCGAGGGCGTAGGCGGCGGCGCACCCGATGACCCCGCCGCCGATGATGGCCACGTCGGTGGTCTTGATCACCGCGCCGCCCCGCGTCCCGGCCCGGCCTCGGCCTGTCTCGAGGCCCGCCGGGCCAAGAGGACCGCGAGATTGTACATCAGGTAGCACTCGACGGCAAAGGGCCCGAACCCGAGGTACCCCGCCACCGGCATTTCAAAGATCTTCCACTCGGCCGTGATGGGGACGGTGTAGTGCCACTTGGCCGTGGCCCAGAAGTTCCAGAACTCCCAGAGGACCCCGCAGATGGTTCCGCCCGCAAACCAGCACCCGAAGGTCTGGACCTTCCCCTCCCGGAGGTCCGCCAGGAAGGAGGGGCCTCCCAGCCAGCGGTTCAGGGGATCGCAGAAGAAGATGAACCCCGCCCAGACCAGGCCGAACAGGTAGGGGGAGGGGAAGAGGATCGGGTAGAGCAGCAGCGCGACGCCGAGCCCAAGCAGGCCGGCCTCGGTCCGGCGCGAGAGGGCGACCGGGCGGATGCGCCAGGTGGCGAAGGCGTCGTGGGCCTCGAGGAGGTCCGCCGTCACGCGGAGGGCCGGGACGATCGTGCCGAATGCCCAGGCGAAGCCGAGGAGGCGGAGCGGCTGCGGGAGGGGCAGGTCCACGTAGTACCAGTTCTTCAGGAGGAGGTTATAGCCCTCGAAGATGAGCCAGGAGCCGATGGAGAAGGGGAGGAGGAGGGGCAGCTCGCGCCGGCCCGTCGTGAGGAGCGACCTCCCCCGCTTGGCGAACACCCAGCCGTCGGCGAACAGGATGTACCCGGTCCAGACGATGGGGGTGAAGTACGTCCC
Coding sequences:
- a CDS encoding beta-ketoacyl-ACP synthase III; the protein is MERGAGTPIRITGTGAYLPETILTNAELQARTGLTEEWILVRSGVRERRVAGKEEAASDLGFVAAGRALEEAGCPPGELDLLVVATTTPDTLCPSTACWIQARLGAARALPFDVSASSAGFLVGLSVAQQYLRSGAARRALVVATEVVTRYVDWGDRENCFLWGDGAAAAVLEAGPGPGAALLALTLHADGHQADRLLLPGGGSRVAPITARTVETGAHAIRMRGNQLYRSSVRRLVEACREVLEEAGLPLEAVALLVPHQANLRIIKAVAARLALPMDRVIVTIDSTGNCGGASLPLTLDAAVRQGRLRAGDVALLAAFGGGLIWGAGLVRM
- a CDS encoding uroporphyrinogen decarboxylase family protein, giving the protein MRKPERVLAAIASAPVDHPPFSAWYHFGLQHLPGRALAEAELAFYRHYDPDFLKVMHDYPFPLPEDMTEVSRPEEWRRLIPLPGDHSAFREQLAALAAIGEGLRGEALFVDTVFSPWTTARRLRGQEGLLADMRRHPEDLLQGLTAIAETCAAYVRAAAARGIAGIFLSVGGASYEFMGEEEYARFGRPFDLTVLEAARDLPFNVLHLHGAKLMFTACLDYPVQAVNWSHWHTQPTLAAARQLTGKCLLGGLDEVSTSSVRPRAIRAQVAQAVREAAGRGLILGPGCAVPSDTPPFNLHALREAAQSARL
- the thiO gene encoding glycine oxidase ThiO, whose translation is MIKTTDVAIIGGGVIGCAAAYALATAGLRVLLLERGQIACEASGEAAGMLAPQAEASEVGPFLTLGLQSRELFPALTAALREETGLDVGYGQDGTLYPCLDEDEETEARTRFAWQRGQGLPVEWWGAEEVRKAEPGIHPAVRGALFIPGDRQVTSGTFTRAFALAAARRGAEIWEGAPVTGFVRDRKRIVGVKNLDRTVSAGRYVLAAGPWSAQIAALLGLPVPVLPVKGQLCMAGLLQGGPRHILYSHLAYLVPRPGGEVVLGTTVEFAGFDKRVTVGGLQGILAGAQALYPALAGAPLLRAWAGLRPYTSDELPLLGPVPEMEELLVATGHHRNGILLAPITAQLLRELVVDGRTSTPLAPFRVDRELVPRGPEAR